One segment of Mastomys coucha isolate ucsf_1 unplaced genomic scaffold, UCSF_Mcou_1 pScaffold23, whole genome shotgun sequence DNA contains the following:
- the Plcd1 gene encoding 1-phosphatidylinositol 4,5-bisphosphate phosphodiesterase delta-1 isoform X3, with the protein MDSGRDFLTLHGLQDDPDLQALLKGSQLLKVKSSSWRRERFYKLQEDCKTIWQESRKVMRSPESQLFSIEDIQEVRMGHRTEGLEKFARDIPEDRCFSIVFKDQRNTLDLIAPSPADVQHWVQGLRKIIHHSGSMDQRQKLQHWIHSCLRKADKNKDNKMNFKEVKDFLKELNIQVDDSYARKIFRECDHSQTDSLEDEEIETFYKMLTQRAEIDRAFAEAAGSEETLSVEKLVKFLQHQQQEEAAGPALALSLIERYEPSETAKAQRQMTKDGFLMYLLSADGNAFSLAHRRVYQDMDQPLSHYLVSSSHNTYLLEDQLTGPSSTEAYIRALCKGCRCLELDCWDGPNQEPIIYHGYTFTSKILFCDVLRAIRDYAFKASPYPVILSLENHCSLEQQRVMARHLRAILGPVLLDQPLEGVTTSLPSPEQLKGKILLKGKKLGGLLPAVEENGPEVTDVSDEDEAAEMEDEAVRSQVQQKPKEDKLKLVPELSDMVIYCKSVHFGGFSGPGTSGQAFYEMASFSEGRALRLLQESGNNFVRHNVSHLSRIYPAGWRTDSSNYSPVEMWNGGCQIVALNFQTPGPEMDVYLGCFQDNGGCGYVLKPTFLRDPETTFNSRALTQGPWLAPKRLRVRIISGQQLPKVNKNKNSIVDPKVIVEIHGVGRDVASRQTAVITNNGFNPWWDTEFEFEVAVPDLALVRFMVEDYDSSSKNDFIGQSTIPWNCLKQGYRHVHLLSKNGDQHPSATLFVKISIQD; encoded by the exons GGCTGCAGGATGACCCCGACCTTCAGGCCCTTCTGAAGGGCAGCCAGCTTCTGAAGGTGAAGTCCAGCTCATGGCGTAGAGAACGCTTCTACAAGCTACAGGAGGACTGCAAGACCATCTGGCAGGAATCTCGCAAGGTCATGAGGTCCCCGGAGTCTCAGCTGT TCTCCATAGAGGACATTCAGGAGGTCCGGATGGGACACCGCACAGAAGGCCTGGAGAAATTTGCCCGAGACATACCCGAGGACCGATGCTTCTCCATTGTCTTCAAGGACCAGCGCAATACCCTAGACCTCATTGCTCCGTCTCCAGCTGATGTTCAGCACTGGGTGCAGGGCCTGCGCAAGATCATCCATCACTCAGGCTCCATGGACCAGCGGCAGAAGCTGCAGCA CTGGATCCACTCCTGCTTGCGAAAGGCTGATAAAAACAAGGATAACAAGATGAACTTCAAGGAGGTGAAGGACTTCCTGAAGGAGCTCAACATACAGGTGGATGACAGCTATGCCAGGAAGATATTCagg GAATGTGACCACTCCCAGACAGACTCTCTGGAGGATGAGGAGATTGAGACCTTCTACAAGATGCTGACCCAGCGGGCAGAGATCGACCGTGCCTTTGCAGAGGCCGCGGGTTCTGAGGAGACCCTGTCGGTGGAGAAGCTAGTGAAGTTCTTGCAGCatcagcagcaggaggaggcGGCAGGGCCAGCCTTGGCCCTCTCTCTCATTGAGCGCTACGAGCCCAGTGAGACTG CCAAGGCCCAGCGGCAGATGACCAAGGATGGCTTCCTCATGTACTTGCTATCGGCTGATGGGAACGCCTTCAGCCTGGCGCACCGCCGTGTCTACCAGGACATGGATCAGCCACTCAGCCACTACCTAGTGTCCTCTTCCCACAACACCTACTTACTGGAAGACCAGCTCACGGGGCCCAGCAGCACAGAGGCCTACATCCG GGCTCTGTGCAAAGGCTGCCGGTGCCTGGAGCTGGACTGCTGGGATGGTCCCAATCAGGAGCCCATCATCTACCACGGCTACACTTTCACCTCTAAGATACTCTTCTGTGACGTGCTCAGGGCCATCCGGGACTACGCCTTCAAG GCATCCCCCTACCCAGTCATCCTGTCCCTGGAGAACCACTGCAGCCTGGAGCAACAGCGAGTCATGGCGCGTCACCTGAGGGCCATCCTGGGGCCCGTGCTGTTGGACCAGCCGCTGGAAGGGGTTACCACGAGCCTCCCTTCGCCTGAG CAACTGAAGGGCAAGATACTGTTGAAAGGGAAGAAGCTGGGCGGGCTGCTGCCTGCGGTAGAGGAGAACGGGCCTGAAGTCACTGATGTGTCTGACGAAGACGAGGCTGCTGAGATGGAGGATGAGGCTGTGCGCAGCCAAGTGCAGCAGAAGCCCAAG GAGGATAAGCTAAAGCTGGTGCCGGAGCTCTCCGACATGGTCATTTACTGCAAGAGTGTCCACTTTGGTGGCTTCTCCGGTCCTGGCACCTCTGGGCAGGCATTCTATGAGATGGCTTCCTTCTCCGAGGGCCGTGCCCTGCGGCTGCTGCAGGAATCAG GAAATAATTTTGTCCGCCATAACGTGAGCCATCTGAGCAGGATCTACCCAGCGGGGTGGAGAACAGACTCTTCCAACTACAGTCCTGTGGAGATGTGGAACGGGGGCTGCCAGATTG TGGCTCTGAACTTCCAAACCCCTGGGCCAGAAATGGACGTTTACCTCGGCTGCTTCCAGGACAATGGAGGCTGCGGGTATGTGCTGAAACCCACCTTCCTGAGAGACCCCGAAACCACCTTCAACTCACGCGCCCTGACTCAGGGGCCCTGGTTGGCTCCGAAGAGGCTCCGAGTCCGG ATCATCTCTGGACAGCAGCTGCCAAAGGTCAATAAGAATAAGAATTCTATCGTGGACCCCAAGGTGATAGTGGAGATCCACGGTGTGGGCCGGGACGTGGCCAGCCGTCAGACAGCAGTTATTACCAATAATG GTTTCAACCCGTGGTGGGACACGGAGTTTGAGTTTGAGGTAGCAGTGCCTGACCTTGCCCTTGTACGCTTCATGGTAGAGGATTATGATTCCTCCTCTAAGAACGACTTTATTGGCCAGAGTACTATCCCCTGGAACTGCCTCAAGCAGG GGTACCGCCATGTTCACCTCTTGTCTAAGAACGGAGACCAGCATCCATCAGCCACTCTCTTTGTGAAGATCTCCATCCAAGACTAA
- the Plcd1 gene encoding 1-phosphatidylinositol 4,5-bisphosphate phosphodiesterase delta-1 isoform X2 — MQCLGVPSCRRGSVNRSRELYLQEQSRKVAALNGQRLGLQDDPDLQALLKGSQLLKVKSSSWRRERFYKLQEDCKTIWQESRKVMRSPESQLFSIEDIQEVRMGHRTEGLEKFARDIPEDRCFSIVFKDQRNTLDLIAPSPADVQHWVQGLRKIIHHSGSMDQRQKLQHWIHSCLRKADKNKDNKMNFKEVKDFLKELNIQVDDSYARKIFRECDHSQTDSLEDEEIETFYKMLTQRAEIDRAFAEAAGSEETLSVEKLVKFLQHQQQEEAAGPALALSLIERYEPSETAKAQRQMTKDGFLMYLLSADGNAFSLAHRRVYQDMDQPLSHYLVSSSHNTYLLEDQLTGPSSTEAYIRALCKGCRCLELDCWDGPNQEPIIYHGYTFTSKILFCDVLRAIRDYAFKASPYPVILSLENHCSLEQQRVMARHLRAILGPVLLDQPLEGVTTSLPSPEQLKGKILLKGKKLGGLLPAVEENGPEVTDVSDEDEAAEMEDEAVRSQVQQKPKEDKLKLVPELSDMVIYCKSVHFGGFSGPGTSGQAFYEMASFSEGRALRLLQESGNNFVRHNVSHLSRIYPAGWRTDSSNYSPVEMWNGGCQIVALNFQTPGPEMDVYLGCFQDNGGCGYVLKPTFLRDPETTFNSRALTQGPWLAPKRLRVRIISGQQLPKVNKNKNSIVDPKVIVEIHGVGRDVASRQTAVITNNGFNPWWDTEFEFEVAVPDLALVRFMVEDYDSSSKNDFIGQSTIPWNCLKQGYRHVHLLSKNGDQHPSATLFVKISIQD; from the exons ATGCAGTGTCTGGGGGTCCCGAGTTGCAGACGGGGGAGCGTCAACCGCTCCCGGGAGCTCTACCTGCAGGAGCAGAGTCGCAAAGTGGCGGCGCTCAATGGACAGAGACTGG GGCTGCAGGATGACCCCGACCTTCAGGCCCTTCTGAAGGGCAGCCAGCTTCTGAAGGTGAAGTCCAGCTCATGGCGTAGAGAACGCTTCTACAAGCTACAGGAGGACTGCAAGACCATCTGGCAGGAATCTCGCAAGGTCATGAGGTCCCCGGAGTCTCAGCTGT TCTCCATAGAGGACATTCAGGAGGTCCGGATGGGACACCGCACAGAAGGCCTGGAGAAATTTGCCCGAGACATACCCGAGGACCGATGCTTCTCCATTGTCTTCAAGGACCAGCGCAATACCCTAGACCTCATTGCTCCGTCTCCAGCTGATGTTCAGCACTGGGTGCAGGGCCTGCGCAAGATCATCCATCACTCAGGCTCCATGGACCAGCGGCAGAAGCTGCAGCA CTGGATCCACTCCTGCTTGCGAAAGGCTGATAAAAACAAGGATAACAAGATGAACTTCAAGGAGGTGAAGGACTTCCTGAAGGAGCTCAACATACAGGTGGATGACAGCTATGCCAGGAAGATATTCagg GAATGTGACCACTCCCAGACAGACTCTCTGGAGGATGAGGAGATTGAGACCTTCTACAAGATGCTGACCCAGCGGGCAGAGATCGACCGTGCCTTTGCAGAGGCCGCGGGTTCTGAGGAGACCCTGTCGGTGGAGAAGCTAGTGAAGTTCTTGCAGCatcagcagcaggaggaggcGGCAGGGCCAGCCTTGGCCCTCTCTCTCATTGAGCGCTACGAGCCCAGTGAGACTG CCAAGGCCCAGCGGCAGATGACCAAGGATGGCTTCCTCATGTACTTGCTATCGGCTGATGGGAACGCCTTCAGCCTGGCGCACCGCCGTGTCTACCAGGACATGGATCAGCCACTCAGCCACTACCTAGTGTCCTCTTCCCACAACACCTACTTACTGGAAGACCAGCTCACGGGGCCCAGCAGCACAGAGGCCTACATCCG GGCTCTGTGCAAAGGCTGCCGGTGCCTGGAGCTGGACTGCTGGGATGGTCCCAATCAGGAGCCCATCATCTACCACGGCTACACTTTCACCTCTAAGATACTCTTCTGTGACGTGCTCAGGGCCATCCGGGACTACGCCTTCAAG GCATCCCCCTACCCAGTCATCCTGTCCCTGGAGAACCACTGCAGCCTGGAGCAACAGCGAGTCATGGCGCGTCACCTGAGGGCCATCCTGGGGCCCGTGCTGTTGGACCAGCCGCTGGAAGGGGTTACCACGAGCCTCCCTTCGCCTGAG CAACTGAAGGGCAAGATACTGTTGAAAGGGAAGAAGCTGGGCGGGCTGCTGCCTGCGGTAGAGGAGAACGGGCCTGAAGTCACTGATGTGTCTGACGAAGACGAGGCTGCTGAGATGGAGGATGAGGCTGTGCGCAGCCAAGTGCAGCAGAAGCCCAAG GAGGATAAGCTAAAGCTGGTGCCGGAGCTCTCCGACATGGTCATTTACTGCAAGAGTGTCCACTTTGGTGGCTTCTCCGGTCCTGGCACCTCTGGGCAGGCATTCTATGAGATGGCTTCCTTCTCCGAGGGCCGTGCCCTGCGGCTGCTGCAGGAATCAG GAAATAATTTTGTCCGCCATAACGTGAGCCATCTGAGCAGGATCTACCCAGCGGGGTGGAGAACAGACTCTTCCAACTACAGTCCTGTGGAGATGTGGAACGGGGGCTGCCAGATTG TGGCTCTGAACTTCCAAACCCCTGGGCCAGAAATGGACGTTTACCTCGGCTGCTTCCAGGACAATGGAGGCTGCGGGTATGTGCTGAAACCCACCTTCCTGAGAGACCCCGAAACCACCTTCAACTCACGCGCCCTGACTCAGGGGCCCTGGTTGGCTCCGAAGAGGCTCCGAGTCCGG ATCATCTCTGGACAGCAGCTGCCAAAGGTCAATAAGAATAAGAATTCTATCGTGGACCCCAAGGTGATAGTGGAGATCCACGGTGTGGGCCGGGACGTGGCCAGCCGTCAGACAGCAGTTATTACCAATAATG GTTTCAACCCGTGGTGGGACACGGAGTTTGAGTTTGAGGTAGCAGTGCCTGACCTTGCCCTTGTACGCTTCATGGTAGAGGATTATGATTCCTCCTCTAAGAACGACTTTATTGGCCAGAGTACTATCCCCTGGAACTGCCTCAAGCAGG GGTACCGCCATGTTCACCTCTTGTCTAAGAACGGAGACCAGCATCCATCAGCCACTCTCTTTGTGAAGATCTCCATCCAAGACTAA
- the Plcd1 gene encoding 1-phosphatidylinositol 4,5-bisphosphate phosphodiesterase delta-1 isoform X1, translating to MDSGRDFLTLHGLQDDPDLQALLKGSQLLKVKSSSWRRERFYKLQEDCKTIWQESRKVMRSPESQLFSIEDIQEVRMGHRTEGLEKFARDIPEDRCFSIVFKDQRNTLDLIAPSPADVQHWVQGLRKIIHHSGSMDQRQKLQHWIHSCLRKADKNKDNKMNFKEVKDFLKELNIQVDDSYARKIFRECDHSQTDSLEDEEIETFYKMLTQRAEIDRAFAEAAGSEETLSVEKLVKFLQHQQQEEAAGPALALSLIERYEPSETAKAQRQMTKDGFLMYLLSADGNAFSLAHRRVYQDMDQPLSHYLVSSSHNTYLLEDQLTGPSSTEAYIRALCKGCRCLELDCWDGPNQEPIIYHGYTFTSKILFCDVLRAIRDYAFKASPYPVILSLENHCSLEQQRVMARHLRAILGPVLLDQPLEGVTTSLPSPEQLKGKILLKGKKLGGLLPAVEENGPEVTDVSDEDEAAEMEDEAVRSQVQQKPKEDKLKLVPELSDMVIYCKSVHFGGFSGPGTSGQAFYEMASFSEGRALRLLQESGNNFVRHNVSHLSRIYPAGWRTDSSNYSPVEMWNGGCQIVALNFQTPGPEMDVYLGCFQDNGGCGYVLKPTFLRDPETTFNSRALTQGPWLAPKRLRVRIISGQQLPKVNKNKNSIVDPKVIVEIHGVGRDVASRQTAVITNNGIVCAGPRLGRAAGARSTPCCCYGLVSALLGFNPWWDTEFEFEVAVPDLALVRFMVEDYDSSSKNDFIGQSTIPWNCLKQGYRHVHLLSKNGDQHPSATLFVKISIQD from the exons GGCTGCAGGATGACCCCGACCTTCAGGCCCTTCTGAAGGGCAGCCAGCTTCTGAAGGTGAAGTCCAGCTCATGGCGTAGAGAACGCTTCTACAAGCTACAGGAGGACTGCAAGACCATCTGGCAGGAATCTCGCAAGGTCATGAGGTCCCCGGAGTCTCAGCTGT TCTCCATAGAGGACATTCAGGAGGTCCGGATGGGACACCGCACAGAAGGCCTGGAGAAATTTGCCCGAGACATACCCGAGGACCGATGCTTCTCCATTGTCTTCAAGGACCAGCGCAATACCCTAGACCTCATTGCTCCGTCTCCAGCTGATGTTCAGCACTGGGTGCAGGGCCTGCGCAAGATCATCCATCACTCAGGCTCCATGGACCAGCGGCAGAAGCTGCAGCA CTGGATCCACTCCTGCTTGCGAAAGGCTGATAAAAACAAGGATAACAAGATGAACTTCAAGGAGGTGAAGGACTTCCTGAAGGAGCTCAACATACAGGTGGATGACAGCTATGCCAGGAAGATATTCagg GAATGTGACCACTCCCAGACAGACTCTCTGGAGGATGAGGAGATTGAGACCTTCTACAAGATGCTGACCCAGCGGGCAGAGATCGACCGTGCCTTTGCAGAGGCCGCGGGTTCTGAGGAGACCCTGTCGGTGGAGAAGCTAGTGAAGTTCTTGCAGCatcagcagcaggaggaggcGGCAGGGCCAGCCTTGGCCCTCTCTCTCATTGAGCGCTACGAGCCCAGTGAGACTG CCAAGGCCCAGCGGCAGATGACCAAGGATGGCTTCCTCATGTACTTGCTATCGGCTGATGGGAACGCCTTCAGCCTGGCGCACCGCCGTGTCTACCAGGACATGGATCAGCCACTCAGCCACTACCTAGTGTCCTCTTCCCACAACACCTACTTACTGGAAGACCAGCTCACGGGGCCCAGCAGCACAGAGGCCTACATCCG GGCTCTGTGCAAAGGCTGCCGGTGCCTGGAGCTGGACTGCTGGGATGGTCCCAATCAGGAGCCCATCATCTACCACGGCTACACTTTCACCTCTAAGATACTCTTCTGTGACGTGCTCAGGGCCATCCGGGACTACGCCTTCAAG GCATCCCCCTACCCAGTCATCCTGTCCCTGGAGAACCACTGCAGCCTGGAGCAACAGCGAGTCATGGCGCGTCACCTGAGGGCCATCCTGGGGCCCGTGCTGTTGGACCAGCCGCTGGAAGGGGTTACCACGAGCCTCCCTTCGCCTGAG CAACTGAAGGGCAAGATACTGTTGAAAGGGAAGAAGCTGGGCGGGCTGCTGCCTGCGGTAGAGGAGAACGGGCCTGAAGTCACTGATGTGTCTGACGAAGACGAGGCTGCTGAGATGGAGGATGAGGCTGTGCGCAGCCAAGTGCAGCAGAAGCCCAAG GAGGATAAGCTAAAGCTGGTGCCGGAGCTCTCCGACATGGTCATTTACTGCAAGAGTGTCCACTTTGGTGGCTTCTCCGGTCCTGGCACCTCTGGGCAGGCATTCTATGAGATGGCTTCCTTCTCCGAGGGCCGTGCCCTGCGGCTGCTGCAGGAATCAG GAAATAATTTTGTCCGCCATAACGTGAGCCATCTGAGCAGGATCTACCCAGCGGGGTGGAGAACAGACTCTTCCAACTACAGTCCTGTGGAGATGTGGAACGGGGGCTGCCAGATTG TGGCTCTGAACTTCCAAACCCCTGGGCCAGAAATGGACGTTTACCTCGGCTGCTTCCAGGACAATGGAGGCTGCGGGTATGTGCTGAAACCCACCTTCCTGAGAGACCCCGAAACCACCTTCAACTCACGCGCCCTGACTCAGGGGCCCTGGTTGGCTCCGAAGAGGCTCCGAGTCCGG ATCATCTCTGGACAGCAGCTGCCAAAGGTCAATAAGAATAAGAATTCTATCGTGGACCCCAAGGTGATAGTGGAGATCCACGGTGTGGGCCGGGACGTGGCCAGCCGTCAGACAGCAGTTATTACCAATAATGGTATAGTATGCGCTGGGCCTCGGTTGGGCCGGGCCGCTGGAGCAAGGTCTACACCTTGCTGTTGTTACGGTTTGGTTTCTGCCCTTCTAGGTTTCAACCCGTGGTGGGACACGGAGTTTGAGTTTGAGGTAGCAGTGCCTGACCTTGCCCTTGTACGCTTCATGGTAGAGGATTATGATTCCTCCTCTAAGAACGACTTTATTGGCCAGAGTACTATCCCCTGGAACTGCCTCAAGCAGG GGTACCGCCATGTTCACCTCTTGTCTAAGAACGGAGACCAGCATCCATCAGCCACTCTCTTTGTGAAGATCTCCATCCAAGACTAA